One window of the Fusobacterium animalis 7_1 genome contains the following:
- a CDS encoding sodium-dependent transporter: protein MDNSERKFQSKLGFILTCVGSAVGMANIWAFPYRVGKYGGAVFLLIYFMFIALFSYVGLSAEYLIGRRAETGTLGSYEYAWKDIGKGKLGYGLAYIPLLGSMSIAIGYSIIAAWVLRTFGAAVTGKILEVDTAQFFGEAVTGNFVIMPWHIAVIVLTLLTLFAGAKSIEKTNKIMMPAFFVLFFILAVRVAFLPGAIEGYKYLFVPDWSYLSSVETWINAMGQAFFSLSITGSGMIVCGAYLDKKEDIVNGALQTGMFDTLAAMIAAFVVIPASFAFGYPASAGPSLMFMTIPEVFKQMPFGQLLAILFFVSVVFAAVSSLQNMFEVVGESIQTRFKMTRKSVIVLLGIIALAIGIFIEPENKVGPWMDVVTIYIIPFGAVLGAISWYWILKKESYMEELNLGSKVPRSDMYHNVGKYVYVPLVLIVFILGVMYHGIG from the coding sequence ATGGATAATTCGGAAAGGAAATTTCAGTCAAAATTAGGCTTTATACTAACTTGTGTTGGTTCTGCTGTTGGAATGGCTAATATTTGGGCATTTCCATATAGAGTTGGTAAATATGGGGGAGCAGTATTTTTATTAATATATTTTATGTTTATTGCACTATTTTCTTATGTTGGTTTATCAGCTGAATATTTAATCGGAAGAAGAGCAGAAACAGGAACTTTGGGGTCTTATGAATATGCTTGGAAAGATATAGGGAAAGGTAAATTAGGCTATGGTTTAGCTTATATACCTCTTTTAGGTTCTATGAGTATAGCCATTGGATATTCAATAATTGCTGCTTGGGTATTAAGAACCTTTGGAGCTGCTGTTACTGGAAAAATTTTAGAAGTTGATACAGCTCAATTTTTTGGAGAGGCTGTTACTGGAAATTTCGTAATAATGCCTTGGCATATAGCAGTAATTGTTTTAACTCTACTTACACTTTTTGCTGGAGCAAAGAGTATAGAAAAGACTAACAAAATCATGATGCCTGCATTCTTTGTACTATTTTTCATATTAGCAGTGAGAGTTGCATTTTTACCAGGAGCTATTGAAGGATATAAATATTTATTCGTACCTGATTGGAGTTATCTATCTAGTGTAGAAACTTGGATTAATGCAATGGGACAAGCATTTTTCTCACTTTCAATAACTGGTAGTGGAATGATAGTCTGTGGAGCATACTTAGATAAAAAAGAAGATATCGTAAATGGTGCACTACAAACAGGAATGTTTGATACATTGGCTGCAATGATAGCTGCCTTTGTCGTAATTCCTGCTTCATTTGCATTTGGATATCCTGCAAGTGCTGGACCATCTTTGATGTTTATGACTATACCAGAAGTATTTAAACAAATGCCATTTGGACAATTATTAGCAATATTGTTCTTTGTTTCTGTTGTATTTGCTGCTGTTAGCTCTTTACAAAATATGTTTGAAGTTGTTGGTGAATCTATACAAACAAGATTTAAAATGACAAGAAAATCAGTTATTGTATTGCTTGGAATAATTGCTCTTGCTATTGGTATATTTATAGAACCTGAAAATAAAGTTGGACCTTGGATGGATGTTGTTACTATATACATAATTCCATTTGGAGCAGTGCTTGGAGCTATTTCTTGGTATTGGATACTTAAAAAAGAATCTTATATGGAAGAACTTAATTTAGGAAGTAAAGTTCCTCGTTCAGATATGTACCACAATGTTGGTAAATATGTGTATGTACCATTAGTTTTAATAGTATTTATATTAGGAGTTATGTACCATGGTATAGGATAA